The DNA region GCACGCGCTTTGCCGTGATGGCTGGAAAGACGGAGTGGACCGCGTCGCCAGCATCCGCGACCGCATCAACGCCACCCGCGCCCACGCCCAGCGCCTCGCCCGCTGGGACGTGGCCGGCGCAGCCCCGAGCGTCCCGCGCGCTGTCGCTGGCAACCCGCTCAGCATGCGCCGCATGGACGACGCCCAGGCCCGCCGCCGCCCCGTACTCACGCTGATCTGCAATTGCGCAACGCCGGCATTCGTGAACCAGAGCTACCTAATCCGATACGCCGCGACCGTGGCCGCTATCGTGGACGCGATCGAGGAGGCCGGTTTCTCCCTGACGGTGCTTGCCGGCGGCGCTGGCGTCACTGACGCCCGCCGCGTGCTCACCGTCACCACCGCCAAGGAGGCCGGCCAGCCCGTGGACGTCGCTCGCCTCGCCTTCGCCCTCGGGCATCCGAGCATGTACCGCCGCGGCGTCTTTGCGTCATGGGGAACGGAGCCCGGCTTTCGCTTTGTCGGAGTTGGTTTCGGCATACCGGAGGCCATGCCGACCCAGACGGCGCAGCCCGGCACGTTCATCCTCAACGGCATCCACAACCACCGCACCGAAAACGGCTTCACCGTGGACGAACTCGAGACGGACGACGCGGCCGCAACGCTGGCCCTGCCGCGCGCAATCTCCCACCTCGCGCGCCAGGGGTGCCCCGCCTTCGCCGACCACGAGGACCACCCGAACAACCGCGCCGCGGCTTGAGGCAACCCGCCGGGGTGCTGGCGACGCGCTGGCACCCCTCGACGTCGCGGCCGTCCAAACCGTCACCCCCAACCCATGGGGCGATTTGGACGCCCTCGACGCCGGCCGGCAGAGCCGACGCCGATCCGCCCGCGATGCCGCGGGCCGAAACCTGGAGAGCGCACCATGCGCGCATATCTGATTGACCCGAAGACCTTCACGATTTCGGAAGTCGAGCACGACGGCAGCGTCGAGGACATTTACCGCCTCATCAAGGCCGATCGCTTCGACGCCGCCCGCTTCAATGACACCGGCGACGCGGTGTTCATCGACGATGACGGCCTGGGCAAAGGCCCGCGATGGGACTTCTTCCAAATCTCCGGCTTCCCGCATCCGCTTGCAGGCCGCGGCCTCGTGCTCGGATGCGACGAGAACGGCGACAGCACCACACCGACCGTGACGCGCGAATGGCTGCTGGAGCACGTCGCCTTCCTGGTTTGCGTCGAGCCCGGCGTGTTCGCCGTCATCCGTCCCATGCCCTGCTGCGAGGTTCGGCTGTGACCGCCCGCGCCTTCATCAATGATGCGTGCGCGCTTGTCGCGCTCGCCCTGTTCGCCACCTGCGTCCTGACGTGGGCAGACATCATCGGCCACCTGCGAGCAACGCTATGAGTTACCGCATTCACAAGGCCCAAGGCTGGGGCATGCCGGCGGCGCAGTTCGAGGAACTGTGCCTTCTTGCCCCGGTGGACGGCTGCAAGTACGAAGCGCTCGACACCCTCCTGCGCCGCACCACGACGCTGGCGATGCCGAAGAAGCTGCGCGACGCCATCTTCTATCGCAGGGG from Blastochloris tepida includes:
- a CDS encoding DUF7192 family protein translates to MARIAQIIAGNAPSIADMLDVHPNTTASLWASPLALFDEMASRKARKAPGQWETTTCFGASVKFTGTESFEQAHALCRDGWKDGVDRVASIRDRINATRAHAQRLARWDVAGAAPSVPRAVAGNPLSMRRMDDAQARRRPVLTLICNCATPAFVNQSYLIRYAATVAAIVDAIEEAGFSLTVLAGGAGVTDARRVLTVTTAKEAGQPVDVARLAFALGHPSMYRRGVFASWGTEPGFRFVGVGFGIPEAMPTQTAQPGTFILNGIHNHRTENGFTVDELETDDAAATLALPRAISHLARQGCPAFADHEDHPNNRAAA
- a CDS encoding DUF3846 domain-containing protein, coding for MRAYLIDPKTFTISEVEHDGSVEDIYRLIKADRFDAARFNDTGDAVFIDDDGLGKGPRWDFFQISGFPHPLAGRGLVLGCDENGDSTTPTVTREWLLEHVAFLVCVEPGVFAVIRPMPCCEVRL